The proteins below are encoded in one region of Fibrella aestuarina BUZ 2:
- a CDS encoding helix-turn-helix domain-containing protein: MPKTETLEEFYQHKFNHLPDELQAIIGQVNVFRLEECLAPNASPVQYSRRDFYKISLIRGQNVYHYADKSIEIDGPTLLFFNPQVPYTWQPVAEDTSGYFCIFREAFFAGRFSANLTDLPVFSPAGKPAYPLTTDQDREVSALYERMLAELTSGYAFKYELIRTYVSELIHYALKLRPSDALYHHPDARARLTAIFIELLERQFPIESPGQRFTLRSAGDFAQQLSVHVNHLNRCVRDTTGKTTTDHIADRLAGEAKALLRHTDWNIAEIGYSLGFDEPAHFNYFFKKRAGMAPSAFRRV; this comes from the coding sequence ATGCCCAAGACAGAGACCCTCGAGGAGTTTTATCAGCACAAATTCAACCACTTACCCGACGAGCTACAGGCCATCATTGGGCAGGTGAACGTGTTTCGGCTGGAAGAATGCCTGGCCCCCAACGCCAGTCCGGTGCAGTATAGCCGACGGGATTTCTACAAGATTTCGCTCATCCGGGGCCAAAACGTCTATCACTACGCTGACAAAAGCATCGAGATCGACGGCCCCACGCTGTTGTTTTTCAACCCGCAGGTGCCTTATACCTGGCAACCGGTGGCCGAAGACACGTCGGGTTATTTCTGCATTTTTCGGGAGGCGTTTTTTGCGGGTCGGTTTAGCGCCAACCTGACCGATTTGCCGGTCTTCAGCCCGGCCGGTAAGCCCGCCTACCCACTTACTACCGATCAGGACCGGGAGGTGAGTGCCCTCTACGAACGGATGCTCGCCGAACTCACATCGGGCTATGCCTTCAAATATGAGCTGATTCGGACGTACGTCTCCGAGCTGATTCACTACGCGCTCAAGCTGCGCCCGTCCGATGCGTTGTATCACCACCCCGACGCCCGGGCGCGGTTAACGGCTATCTTTATCGAGCTGCTCGAACGGCAATTTCCCATCGAGTCGCCGGGGCAGCGGTTTACCCTACGTTCGGCGGGCGACTTTGCCCAGCAACTTTCGGTGCACGTCAACCACCTTAACCGCTGCGTCCGCGATACGACCGGCAAAACCACCACCGACCACATTGCCGACCGCCTGGCGGGCGAGGCAAAAGCCTTGCTGCGCCATACCGACTGGAACATCGCCGAGATCGGCTATAGCCTGGGGTTCGACGAACCGGCGCATTTCAATTATTTCTTTAAAAAGCGAGCGGGCATGGCCCCTTCTGCTTTTCGTCGTGTTTGA
- a CDS encoding 2Fe-2S iron-sulfur cluster-binding protein: protein MLDENETPDLTEDEKKLFADLMPDDLSEILDTGVNRRHFLKLMTLAGGGMLAAQSAVAEQLLTRPLSETPAADLAPTAIENGVEVAFKVNGTARKLTVDSRMTLLDTLRERLDLTGSKKGCDHGQCGACTVIVDGQRVLSCLTLAASCEGKTVQTIEGLAKGNTLHPMQEAFLKHDGFQCGFCTPGQICSAVAVLDEARRGDASYVTTDVRKKPGPVQLSPDEIRERMSGNLCRCGAYPNIVAAIQEVHTGKPVEQQFRFTA, encoded by the coding sequence ATGCTGGACGAAAACGAAACCCCTGACCTGACGGAGGACGAGAAGAAACTGTTTGCGGACCTGATGCCCGACGACCTCAGCGAGATCCTCGACACGGGCGTCAACCGGCGGCATTTTCTCAAACTAATGACCCTCGCGGGCGGCGGCATGCTGGCAGCGCAGTCTGCAGTGGCCGAGCAGTTGCTGACCCGGCCATTGAGCGAAACGCCCGCCGCCGACCTCGCCCCCACGGCGATTGAAAACGGCGTCGAGGTGGCGTTTAAGGTAAACGGAACAGCCCGCAAGCTAACCGTCGACTCGCGCATGACGCTGCTCGATACGCTACGCGAACGCCTCGACCTGACGGGCTCCAAGAAAGGCTGCGATCATGGTCAATGCGGCGCCTGCACGGTCATCGTCGACGGGCAACGGGTGCTGTCGTGTCTGACCCTGGCCGCGAGCTGCGAGGGCAAAACCGTACAGACCATCGAGGGACTGGCCAAGGGCAACACCCTTCATCCCATGCAGGAAGCCTTCCTGAAACACGATGGGTTCCAGTGTGGCTTCTGCACGCCCGGCCAGATTTGCTCAGCCGTAGCGGTGCTCGACGAAGCCCGGCGCGGCGACGCGAGTTACGTGACCACCGACGTGCGGAAGAAGCCTGGGCCGGTACAACTATCACCCGACGAAATTCGGGAGCGCATGTCGGGCAACCTGTGCCGGTGCGGCGCTTACCCCAACATCGTGGCGGCCATCCAGGAAGTGCATACCGGCAAACCCGTTGAGCAACAATTCCGCTTTACGGCCTAG
- a CDS encoding FAD binding domain-containing protein, producing the protein MRPFTYSCAKDATNALTQLAGNPTAKFLAGGTNLLDLMKEDVERPTALVDISGLKLTEIKSITMGATSGGVSIGGLGKNTDAANHPLIRQQYPLLTQAILAGASGQIRNMATNGGNLLQRTRCPYFYEVSMPCNKRAPGSGCGALEGVNRLHAIFGWSEKCVAVYPSDMAVALAALDAVVRVRNAQGQERTIAFTDFHRLPGDKPEQDTNLQPGELITAIDLPKNALADHSYYLKVRDRASYAFALLSVAAGLELSGNTIKQARIAMGGVAHKPWRALKAEQFLVGKEATDENFKGAADAEMADAKPLEHNKFKVELGRRSIVLALQTALNGGKA; encoded by the coding sequence ATGCGACCGTTCACCTATTCCTGTGCCAAAGACGCCACCAACGCGCTGACGCAACTGGCTGGCAACCCCACCGCTAAATTCCTGGCGGGCGGCACCAACCTGCTCGACCTGATGAAGGAAGACGTGGAGCGGCCTACCGCCCTGGTCGACATCAGTGGGCTTAAACTCACCGAGATCAAATCCATCACGATGGGCGCTACCAGCGGCGGCGTGTCGATTGGCGGACTCGGCAAAAACACCGACGCGGCCAACCACCCGCTCATTCGGCAGCAGTACCCGTTGCTGACGCAGGCGATTCTGGCGGGGGCGTCGGGGCAGATTCGGAACATGGCGACCAACGGCGGCAACCTGTTGCAACGGACCCGCTGCCCTTATTTCTACGAGGTGTCGATGCCCTGCAACAAACGGGCGCCCGGCTCGGGTTGTGGCGCGCTGGAGGGCGTCAACCGACTCCACGCCATCTTCGGTTGGTCGGAGAAATGCGTGGCCGTGTATCCATCGGATATGGCCGTGGCGCTGGCGGCGCTGGATGCCGTGGTGCGGGTGCGCAACGCGCAGGGTCAGGAACGTACTATCGCCTTCACCGACTTTCACCGGCTGCCGGGCGACAAACCTGAGCAGGACACTAACCTGCAACCGGGCGAGCTGATCACGGCGATCGACCTCCCCAAAAACGCCCTTGCGGACCATTCGTATTACCTAAAAGTGCGCGATCGGGCCTCCTACGCCTTTGCCCTGCTATCGGTAGCGGCCGGGCTGGAACTAAGCGGTAACACGATTAAGCAGGCGCGAATTGCGATGGGCGGCGTGGCGCACAAACCCTGGCGCGCCCTGAAAGCCGAGCAGTTTCTGGTCGGCAAAGAAGCCACGGACGAGAACTTTAAAGGTGCCGCCGACGCCGAAATGGCCGACGCCAAACCGCTGGAACACAATAAATTCAAAGTAGAGCTAGGCCGACGAAGCATCGTGCTGGCCCTGCAAACAGCCCTGAACGGCGGCAAAGCGTAA
- a CDS encoding xanthine dehydrogenase family protein molybdopterin-binding subunit, producing the protein MNTKSIGTPVSRIDGIAKVTGKATYSTDFPVKNLAYAVLFKSTVAAGTIRDIDTAAAEKAPGVLAVITHKNAPKLNVNGGLRGGALLQSPEIEFHGQHIGLVVAETFEQARYAARLVTTTYDKKDAKVDFEKLMGQAQMPKDKDKADAKRGDAKAALRQAAIKVEAVYETPIEHHHPLEPHATIADWNGDRVTLYNSSQIVNGAQSAAAATLNLKPDQVRIVSPFIGGGFGSKGGQWANLVLAAVAAKQVNRPVKLALTRQQMVNSVGLRQHNVQKVSLAATPDGKLTALAHETTTHSAINNEFIEPCGDCSKILYDVPNSLISYRVVPMNLILPTYTRGPGKSTGSFALESAMDELAYALKMDPIELRLKNEPERDPSNGKPWSSRTVVQCLREGAKAFGWDKRKAEPRQNQQGNYLIGYGVACGTYPAHQRPTSAIVKLKRAGNDVLATVELAAADLGTGTYTILTQTAADALGIPIQHVKVLIGDSNLPPAAGAVGSVGASSYANAVNEACQKITSELVLRSGKQFFAPPTAMQLMLAEKITEYQTRVDTKPMEEAEQYSAHSFNANFAEVAVNASTGMVRVTRFLAVTGAGTILNPKTARSQIIGGNIWGIGMALTEESVTDPRWGNFVTRSFADYHVPANLDIGDLDAIFIREDDQRANKMGVKGIGEVGIVGVAAAVANAVFNATGKRVRELPITPDKLL; encoded by the coding sequence ATGAACACCAAATCCATCGGCACGCCCGTTAGCCGCATCGACGGTATCGCTAAAGTGACCGGCAAAGCCACGTATTCGACCGATTTTCCGGTGAAGAACCTGGCCTATGCCGTACTGTTCAAAAGCACCGTTGCCGCCGGCACGATCCGCGACATCGACACCGCCGCAGCCGAAAAAGCACCCGGCGTACTGGCTGTGATTACCCACAAGAACGCCCCGAAACTGAACGTAAACGGTGGTCTGCGCGGCGGTGCCCTGTTGCAAAGCCCCGAGATCGAGTTTCACGGACAGCATATCGGGCTGGTAGTCGCCGAGACTTTCGAGCAGGCCCGGTACGCGGCGCGGCTGGTGACGACCACTTACGATAAAAAAGACGCCAAGGTCGACTTTGAGAAGCTAATGGGGCAGGCCCAGATGCCGAAAGACAAAGACAAGGCCGACGCCAAACGGGGCGATGCCAAAGCGGCGTTGCGTCAGGCAGCGATTAAGGTGGAGGCGGTCTACGAAACACCTATCGAGCACCACCACCCGCTGGAACCCCACGCCACCATTGCCGACTGGAACGGCGACCGGGTCACGCTTTACAACAGCTCGCAGATCGTCAACGGGGCGCAGAGTGCCGCTGCCGCCACGCTCAACCTGAAACCCGATCAGGTACGTATCGTGTCGCCCTTCATCGGCGGCGGTTTTGGGTCGAAAGGCGGGCAGTGGGCCAATCTGGTGCTGGCGGCCGTAGCGGCCAAACAGGTGAACCGGCCCGTGAAGCTGGCACTGACCCGGCAGCAGATGGTCAATTCGGTGGGACTACGGCAACACAACGTACAGAAGGTGAGCCTGGCCGCCACGCCCGACGGCAAGCTGACGGCGCTGGCGCACGAAACCACCACCCACAGCGCCATCAACAACGAGTTTATCGAACCCTGCGGCGACTGCTCGAAGATCCTATACGACGTACCCAACTCGCTCATCAGCTATCGGGTGGTGCCCATGAACCTGATTCTGCCGACCTACACGCGCGGCCCCGGCAAATCGACGGGTAGCTTCGCGCTTGAATCGGCGATGGACGAACTGGCCTACGCGCTGAAGATGGACCCCATTGAGCTGCGGCTGAAAAACGAGCCCGAACGCGACCCGTCGAACGGCAAACCCTGGTCGTCGCGAACGGTGGTGCAATGCCTGCGCGAGGGAGCCAAGGCGTTTGGCTGGGACAAGCGAAAAGCGGAACCCCGGCAGAATCAGCAGGGCAACTACCTCATCGGCTACGGCGTCGCTTGTGGCACGTACCCAGCGCATCAGCGGCCCACGTCGGCCATTGTGAAGCTGAAACGGGCCGGCAACGATGTGCTGGCGACCGTCGAGCTGGCCGCCGCCGACCTCGGCACCGGTACGTATACCATCCTGACACAGACCGCCGCCGACGCGCTGGGTATACCCATCCAGCACGTGAAGGTGCTCATCGGCGACTCCAACCTGCCCCCGGCAGCCGGGGCGGTGGGTTCCGTGGGCGCGTCGAGTTACGCCAATGCCGTCAATGAAGCCTGCCAGAAGATTACGTCGGAACTGGTGCTCCGCTCGGGCAAGCAGTTTTTTGCACCACCGACCGCCATGCAACTGATGCTGGCCGAGAAAATCACCGAGTACCAGACGCGGGTCGATACCAAACCGATGGAAGAAGCGGAGCAGTATTCGGCGCATAGCTTCAACGCCAATTTTGCGGAAGTCGCCGTGAACGCCTCGACCGGCATGGTGCGCGTGACCCGGTTTCTGGCCGTGACGGGCGCGGGCACCATCCTGAACCCCAAAACCGCCCGCTCACAGATTATCGGCGGCAACATCTGGGGCATCGGCATGGCCCTGACCGAAGAATCGGTAACGGACCCGCGCTGGGGCAATTTCGTAACCCGCTCCTTCGCCGATTACCACGTACCCGCCAACCTCGACATCGGCGACCTCGACGCCATCTTCATCCGCGAAGACGATCAGCGGGCCAACAAAATGGGCGTCAAAGGTATCGGTGAAGTGGGTATCGTGGGCGTAGCTGCCGCCGTCGCCAATGCCGTGTTCAACGCCACCGGAAAGCGGGTACGCGAGCTCCCCATCACCCCCGACAAGCTGTTGTAA
- a CDS encoding acyltransferase family protein, with translation MNNNELSTKPHYQILDGLRGVAAIIVVLFHLTEPLASSHLDNKVNHGYLAVDFFFLLSGYVIGYAYDDRWDTLTIGGFLRRRFERLQPLVVLGMTLGAIGFYFTDSTIWPLIHTVPVWKLLVVMLIGYTLLPIPLSMDIRGWQEMHPLNSVGWSLFFEYIANILYALGLRKLSNTALSCFVTLTGALLVHFALTNPNGDVTGGWTLNVEHMRIGITRTLFPFFAGLLLSRVARPTRIRHAFGWCSLLVAAVLFMPRVGGATHLWLNGLYEAGCIIVVFPLIVYIGASGVVHSRTEERICQFLGTLSYPLYMTHYVLVYFYVAWVSNHKGITLGQAWPYALLTFSGAIVLAYASLKLYDEPVRAWLRRKLA, from the coding sequence ATGAATAACAACGAACTGAGTACAAAGCCGCATTACCAGATTTTGGATGGGCTGCGGGGGGTAGCCGCCATCATCGTGGTGCTGTTTCACCTGACTGAGCCGCTTGCCAGCAGCCACCTCGACAACAAGGTCAATCATGGGTACCTGGCCGTCGATTTCTTCTTTCTGCTGTCCGGTTATGTCATCGGGTATGCCTACGATGATCGATGGGACACCTTAACCATCGGTGGCTTTCTCCGGCGCCGGTTCGAGCGGCTGCAACCCCTCGTTGTGCTGGGCATGACGCTCGGGGCCATCGGCTTTTACTTCACCGACTCAACCATCTGGCCGCTCATTCACACCGTGCCCGTCTGGAAGCTGCTCGTCGTGATGCTCATCGGCTACACGCTGCTACCCATACCGCTGTCGATGGATATACGCGGCTGGCAGGAAATGCACCCGCTCAATAGTGTCGGCTGGTCGTTGTTTTTCGAGTATATAGCCAACATCCTCTACGCCCTGGGGCTCAGGAAATTATCGAATACAGCCCTGTCTTGCTTTGTCACGCTGACGGGGGCGTTGCTGGTCCATTTTGCACTGACGAACCCCAACGGTGACGTCACCGGCGGCTGGACACTCAACGTCGAGCACATGCGCATTGGCATAACGCGCACCCTGTTCCCTTTCTTTGCGGGGCTGCTGCTGTCGCGGGTAGCGCGGCCGACTCGCATCAGGCATGCGTTCGGCTGGTGCAGCCTGCTGGTAGCGGCTGTCTTGTTTATGCCACGAGTGGGCGGGGCCACCCACCTCTGGCTGAATGGCCTGTACGAAGCGGGTTGCATCATCGTTGTTTTTCCGCTCATTGTCTACATCGGGGCCAGTGGTGTAGTACACAGCCGGACGGAAGAACGGATCTGCCAGTTCCTCGGTACCCTATCTTACCCCCTATACATGACCCACTACGTGCTGGTCTATTTCTACGTGGCCTGGGTCAGCAACCACAAGGGCATCACGTTGGGGCAGGCGTGGCCCTACGCCCTGCTCACCTTTTCGGGCGCTATCGTCTTGGCCTATGCCAGTTTGAAGCTGTACGATGAGCCGGTACGAGCCTGGTTGCGCAGAAAGCTGGCGTAA
- a CDS encoding DoxX family protein, producing MATTALGTFRQNQRLSAPRRVLLAMALSSTLDRIHAQVTHNRWLRYFTVFVRLALAAGFLPSGYVKIAGERFTSLSVNHPMGNYLEALHHTGYYYTFIGIAQMTAAVLLLIPRTVLLGALLYFPIILNICILSLAVRFEGSLVTSPLMVLADLYLLCWHYDRLKFILVPTPVADAAAHKPVLSNRFPIGFLGGVFATMVLVVLTVTTIYDLMPRNTLGDCQRQCPDSSNPAACEQFCDCIHTQGKPLSHCLDAYNKANALVGQAR from the coding sequence ATGGCAACGACTGCGCTGGGTACGTTCCGCCAAAACCAACGTCTATCCGCACCCCGACGGGTGCTGCTCGCTATGGCTCTTTCTTCTACGCTCGACCGGATTCATGCGCAGGTAACCCACAACCGCTGGCTGCGGTACTTTACGGTATTCGTCCGGCTGGCGCTGGCGGCGGGCTTCTTGCCATCGGGGTACGTGAAAATTGCGGGGGAACGGTTTACCTCGCTGTCGGTGAACCACCCGATGGGCAACTACCTGGAAGCGCTGCACCATACCGGCTATTACTACACGTTTATCGGCATTGCCCAGATGACAGCCGCCGTTTTGCTGCTCATTCCGAGAACGGTGCTGCTGGGGGCGCTGCTTTATTTTCCCATTATCCTGAATATCTGTATTCTGTCGTTGGCGGTCCGCTTCGAGGGGTCGCTGGTGACGTCGCCGCTGATGGTGCTGGCCGACCTGTATTTGCTTTGCTGGCATTACGACCGGCTAAAGTTCATCCTTGTGCCGACTCCGGTTGCCGACGCGGCGGCTCACAAACCCGTATTGAGTAACCGCTTCCCGATCGGCTTTCTGGGCGGTGTGTTCGCCACGATGGTCCTCGTCGTGCTGACCGTCACGACCATATACGACCTGATGCCGCGCAACACCCTCGGCGACTGTCAGCGGCAGTGCCCGGACAGCAGCAACCCCGCCGCCTGTGAGCAATTCTGCGACTGCATCCATACGCAGGGCAAACCCCTCTCCCACTGCCTCGACGCCTACAACAAAGCCAACGCGCTGGTGGGTCAGGCCAGGTGA
- a CDS encoding ThuA domain-containing protein has product MREKSFTISLLAFGMWCLVQTAFAQAPKRNVLVFSKTAAFRHQSIDAGKKALAKMATEKGFEVRFTEDAAQFAESNLKQFNTVVFLNTTGDVLTNEQQSAFERYIQAGGGYVGIHAATDTEYDWPWYGQLAGAYFLDHPMPNNVQKGKFMVKLKNHWATQGMPDEFERSDEFYSFKNISPKINVLLTIDEKSYTGGKNPDFHPMSWYQEFDGGRSFYTAMGHTDESFSETLFLNHLWAGINYTSGGDSPKSLDFAKARPEENRFAKVVLEEKLDEPMELSVLGDGRILFIQRKGEVRLYNTKTKELKTIAKLPVSIKYVSKEGKESMGEDGLMGLNKDPNFAQNHWIYLYYSDPKESKNVLSRFELRGDELVMASEKKMLDVPTQREECCHTGGSIAWDRVGNLYLSTGDNTNPHGSNGYSPSDEREGRSAWDAQKSSANTNDLRGKILRIKPQPDGTYTIPEGNLFAKGTEKTRPEIYTMGHRNPFRISVDPRTGYVYWGEVGPDAAKPGADRGPAGHDEVGQARKAGNFGWPHFVGDNKAYNKYDFAASKSGEKWDANAPSNTSPNNTGLTTLPPAQKAFIWYPYDASPEFPLVGAGGRNAMAGPVFYADDFKGSPNAFPAYYNGKLLTYDWMRGWIMAVTMDAAGNYQSMERFMPSYKFSNPMDMEFADNGDLYMLEYGSGWFSANDDARLIRIEYNGGNRKPQLQVAANKQGGSAPLALNLTAKGTTDADGDNLTYTWKITSKNGFTKVINTPDANLTLAKPGTYKAALTVNDGKGGVSSQSMDITVGNEPPVLSVDMPGGNKSFFTPDKPFSYDVKVRDKEDGTLGKGIDPERVAVNIDYLAEGYDKVAIAQGHRSADASALFAGGKKLIEASDCKGCHSISKKSIGPAYVDVAKKYKGDNSAVERLTKKVIAGGAGVWGETPMSAHPQLATADAADMVKYILSLSGDAATNSLPVKGDYTAKLPAGDKGKGVYIVRASYEDKGAKGLPSLRSEQTYVLRNAKVDAHGFDQYDNVNKMSFGGNNLAMPAKSGAYMSLKQTDLTGVTAVRVMAMAPKPQVNAKGGKIELRLDSPTGKLIGESPMLTASEKMDFNPSQLMIPVKLPTPFDNKPHDVYLVFVNPAEPTGTLMIVMGTEVMLGSVGQ; this is encoded by the coding sequence ATGCGAGAAAAGTCCTTTACCATCAGCCTGTTGGCTTTTGGCATGTGGTGTCTGGTGCAGACTGCCTTCGCGCAGGCTCCCAAACGTAATGTACTCGTCTTCAGCAAAACGGCCGCTTTCCGCCACCAGTCGATCGACGCGGGCAAGAAAGCGCTGGCCAAAATGGCTACGGAGAAGGGCTTCGAGGTACGTTTCACGGAAGATGCTGCCCAGTTTGCCGAGTCGAATCTGAAGCAGTTCAACACCGTTGTTTTCCTGAATACCACGGGCGACGTGCTCACCAACGAGCAGCAGTCGGCCTTTGAGCGCTACATCCAGGCGGGTGGTGGGTACGTGGGTATCCATGCCGCCACCGACACCGAATACGACTGGCCGTGGTATGGCCAGTTGGCCGGAGCCTATTTTCTGGATCACCCGATGCCCAACAACGTGCAGAAGGGCAAATTCATGGTCAAGCTCAAAAACCATTGGGCCACCCAAGGCATGCCCGACGAGTTTGAGCGCTCGGATGAATTTTACAGCTTCAAGAACATTTCGCCGAAGATCAACGTGCTGCTGACGATCGATGAAAAGAGCTACACCGGCGGCAAGAATCCCGATTTCCACCCCATGAGCTGGTATCAGGAGTTCGACGGCGGGCGCTCGTTTTACACGGCGATGGGCCATACCGACGAGTCGTTTTCGGAGACGCTCTTCCTGAATCACCTGTGGGCGGGTATCAATTACACCTCGGGTGGCGATTCGCCCAAATCACTGGATTTTGCCAAAGCCCGTCCCGAAGAAAACCGCTTTGCCAAGGTAGTGCTGGAAGAGAAACTCGACGAGCCGATGGAACTGAGCGTGCTGGGCGATGGCCGGATCCTGTTCATTCAGCGCAAAGGCGAAGTGCGGCTCTACAACACCAAAACCAAGGAGTTGAAAACCATCGCCAAGCTGCCGGTCAGCATCAAGTACGTGAGCAAGGAAGGCAAGGAGTCGATGGGGGAAGATGGGCTGATGGGCCTCAATAAAGACCCCAATTTTGCCCAGAACCACTGGATCTACCTGTACTACTCGGACCCCAAGGAGTCGAAAAACGTGCTGTCGCGTTTCGAACTGCGCGGCGATGAGCTGGTGATGGCGTCAGAAAAGAAAATGCTCGACGTACCCACGCAGCGTGAGGAGTGCTGCCATACGGGCGGCTCCATTGCCTGGGACCGGGTCGGCAACCTGTACCTCTCGACGGGCGACAACACCAACCCCCACGGCTCGAACGGCTACAGCCCCAGCGACGAGCGGGAAGGCCGCAGCGCCTGGGATGCCCAGAAATCGTCGGCCAATACCAACGACCTGCGCGGCAAGATCCTTCGCATCAAGCCCCAACCCGACGGCACATACACCATTCCCGAGGGTAACCTGTTTGCCAAAGGCACCGAAAAGACCCGCCCCGAAATCTACACGATGGGCCACCGTAACCCGTTCCGCATTTCGGTCGACCCCCGCACTGGGTACGTCTACTGGGGTGAAGTTGGCCCCGACGCCGCCAAACCCGGCGCCGATCGCGGACCGGCCGGTCACGATGAGGTCGGGCAGGCGCGCAAAGCTGGTAACTTCGGCTGGCCGCACTTTGTGGGCGACAACAAAGCCTACAATAAATACGACTTTGCCGCGTCCAAGTCAGGTGAGAAGTGGGACGCCAATGCGCCTTCCAACACCTCGCCCAACAACACGGGCCTGACCACGTTGCCCCCGGCGCAGAAAGCCTTTATCTGGTATCCCTACGACGCCTCGCCCGAGTTTCCGCTGGTGGGCGCCGGTGGTCGCAACGCCATGGCCGGGCCGGTGTTCTATGCCGACGATTTCAAGGGATCACCCAACGCCTTCCCGGCCTATTACAACGGCAAGCTGCTGACCTACGACTGGATGCGCGGCTGGATTATGGCCGTAACGATGGACGCAGCCGGCAACTACCAGTCGATGGAGCGGTTTATGCCGAGCTATAAATTCAGCAACCCGATGGATATGGAGTTTGCCGATAACGGAGACCTGTATATGCTCGAATACGGCTCGGGCTGGTTTTCGGCCAACGACGACGCCCGGCTGATTCGGATCGAGTACAACGGCGGTAACCGCAAGCCACAGCTTCAGGTGGCGGCTAACAAGCAGGGTGGCTCGGCCCCGCTGGCGCTGAACCTCACGGCCAAAGGCACGACCGATGCCGACGGCGATAACCTGACGTATACGTGGAAAATCACGTCGAAAAACGGCTTTACCAAGGTCATCAACACGCCCGATGCCAACCTGACGCTCGCCAAGCCAGGTACGTATAAGGCGGCGCTCACGGTCAACGACGGCAAAGGTGGCGTGTCGAGCCAATCGATGGACATCACGGTGGGTAACGAACCGCCCGTGCTGAGCGTGGATATGCCCGGCGGCAACAAGTCGTTCTTCACGCCTGATAAGCCGTTTAGCTACGACGTGAAGGTGCGGGATAAAGAAGACGGCACGCTCGGCAAGGGCATCGACCCCGAGCGCGTAGCGGTCAACATCGACTACCTGGCCGAAGGCTACGACAAAGTGGCCATTGCGCAGGGGCACCGCTCGGCCGATGCCAGCGCCCTGTTTGCCGGTGGTAAGAAGCTGATCGAAGCGAGCGACTGCAAAGGCTGCCACAGCATCTCGAAGAAGTCGATCGGGCCGGCCTACGTAGACGTGGCCAAGAAGTACAAAGGCGACAACTCGGCGGTGGAACGCCTGACGAAGAAAGTGATCGCCGGTGGCGCGGGTGTCTGGGGCGAAACGCCGATGTCGGCCCACCCACAACTGGCAACCGCCGATGCGGCCGACATGGTCAAGTACATTCTGAGCCTGTCGGGCGATGCGGCTACCAATTCGCTGCCGGTGAAGGGCGATTACACGGCCAAGCTGCCCGCTGGTGACAAAGGCAAAGGCGTATACATCGTGCGGGCGTCGTACGAAGACAAAGGCGCCAAAGGGTTGCCATCGCTGCGGTCGGAGCAAACGTATGTGCTGCGGAACGCCAAAGTCGATGCCCACGGCTTCGATCAGTACGACAACGTGAACAAGATGTCGTTCGGGGGCAATAACCTGGCGATGCCGGCCAAGTCGGGTGCGTACATGAGCCTCAAACAGACCGACCTGACCGGTGTAACGGCGGTGCGCGTGATGGCGATGGCCCCCAAGCCGCAGGTTAACGCTAAAGGCGGTAAGATCGAACTACGGCTCGACAGCCCGACCGGCAAACTGATCGGTGAATCGCCCATGCTGACGGCCTCGGAGAAGATGGATTTCAACCCGTCGCAACTGATGATCCCGGTGAAGCTGCCGACGCCGTTCGACAACAAACCGCACGATGTGTACCTCGTTTTCGTGAACCCCGCCGAACCAACGGGCACCCTGATGATTGTGATGGGTACCGAAGTGATGCTGGGCTCCGTCGGGCAATAA